A single Verrucomicrobiia bacterium DNA region contains:
- a CDS encoding O-acetylhomoserine aminocarboxypropyltransferase/cysteine synthase — translation MKFETLCLHGGTQPDPTTLSRTVPLHRTSSFVFRNTEHAANLFGLRELGNIYTRLQNPTTDVLEKRIALLEGAPEMGGLAAASGMSAIFNTIVNLAEAGDNIVSGRNLYGGTFTQFHDILPKLGITVKLVDSNDPQNYARAIDGKTRALFCETVSNPALDILDLEAVAKVANDHGLPLVADATFATPYLTRPLEYGAHIVIHALTKWLGGHGTGIGGIVVDGGRFNWAAGKHPLYTQPDTSYHGLRWGLDLPEPLKPLAFILRMRTVPLRNIGACIAPDNSWMFLQGIETLPVRIDRHCENALAVAKHLQAHRSVEWVRYPGLPNDPMFQLNQKYLRGKGGSMVVFGIKGGAKAGAKFIDSLKLLSHLANVGDAKSLAIHPATTTHSQLNEEQQREGGITPELVRLSIGLENIDDIRADLDQALAAAV, via the coding sequence ATGAAATTTGAAACTCTTTGTCTTCACGGTGGTACGCAACCAGATCCAACCACGCTCTCACGCACGGTGCCGTTGCATCGCACCAGCTCGTTCGTTTTTCGCAATACGGAACACGCGGCCAATCTGTTCGGGCTGCGGGAGCTGGGCAACATCTATACCCGGTTGCAAAATCCAACGACTGACGTCTTGGAAAAACGCATCGCTTTGTTGGAAGGCGCGCCTGAAATGGGCGGGCTGGCCGCCGCTTCCGGAATGTCCGCCATTTTCAATACGATCGTGAATCTGGCCGAAGCGGGCGACAACATCGTCAGTGGTCGCAATCTCTACGGCGGCACGTTCACGCAGTTCCACGACATTCTCCCCAAGTTGGGCATTACGGTGAAGTTGGTGGATTCCAATGATCCGCAGAATTATGCCCGCGCCATTGACGGAAAAACCCGCGCGCTTTTCTGTGAAACGGTGTCCAATCCGGCGCTCGATATTCTGGATCTGGAAGCGGTGGCCAAAGTGGCCAATGACCACGGTTTGCCGCTGGTGGCGGACGCGACGTTTGCGACTCCATACCTGACACGGCCGCTGGAGTACGGCGCGCATATTGTGATTCACGCGCTGACGAAATGGCTGGGCGGTCACGGCACGGGCATCGGTGGCATCGTGGTGGATGGCGGTCGGTTTAACTGGGCGGCGGGGAAACACCCGCTCTACACGCAGCCGGACACTTCCTACCACGGATTGCGTTGGGGGCTGGACTTACCCGAGCCACTCAAGCCGCTGGCGTTCATTCTCCGGATGCGCACAGTGCCGCTCCGCAACATTGGCGCGTGCATTGCGCCGGATAATTCCTGGATGTTCCTGCAGGGCATCGAGACGCTGCCGGTGCGGATTGATCGCCATTGCGAGAATGCGCTGGCCGTTGCCAAGCACTTGCAGGCGCATCGGAGTGTGGAATGGGTGCGCTATCCGGGATTGCCGAACGACCCCATGTTCCAGCTCAACCAAAAGTATTTGCGTGGCAAAGGCGGCTCGATGGTCGTCTTCGGCATCAAAGGCGGCGCGAAGGCGGGCGCGAAGTTCATTGATTCGCTCAAGCTGCTCTCGCACCTGGCCAATGTCGGTGACGCCAAGAGTCTGGCGATTCATCCCGCCACCACCACTCATTCGCAATTGAATGAGGAACAACAACGTGAGGGCGGGATTACGCCGGAGCTGGTGCGCTTGAGCATCGGGCTGGAAAACATTGACGACATCCGGGCCGATCTGGATCAGGCCTTGGCCGCAGCCGTATAA
- a CDS encoding nitronate monooxygenase → MTTPQIIQGGMGAAVSNWRLARTVSQLGQLGVVSGTALAVVLARRLQLGDPDGKMRHALDHFPVPALAAQVLADYFQPQGKTDQTRFAAVPMPRMDPGRKLDELTIVANFVEVFLAKEGHAGVVGLNLLEKIQFPTVVSLYGAMLAGVDYVLMGAGIPRTIPGVLDRLARGEPAEIDIDVVGALPGEKFVSRFDPHEFLHGANPPSLKRPRFFGIVASATLAITLAKKSNGRVDGFVVEGETAGGHNAPPRGPLHLSAAGEPVYGERDVPDLAKIRALGLPFWLAGSYGRPGKLAEALQLGAAGVQVGTAFAFCDESGIAPELKREVIRQSRNGTGRVFTDPLASPTGFPFKVVQVANTLSEAPVYEKRVRICDLGYLRHAYRKPDGTVGYRCPAEPIEDYVRKGGDIKDTVGRKCVCNGLVATVGMGQSRSEGIEPALLTAGNDVGNVAQFARPDSDSYTAAEVIQKLLGA, encoded by the coding sequence ATGACCACTCCCCAGATCATTCAAGGCGGAATGGGAGCAGCTGTTTCCAACTGGCGGCTGGCCCGGACCGTGTCCCAATTGGGGCAACTGGGAGTCGTTTCTGGAACGGCTCTCGCCGTGGTGCTCGCCCGGCGATTACAACTGGGCGATCCAGACGGAAAGATGCGCCACGCGTTGGACCACTTCCCGGTACCGGCCTTGGCGGCCCAGGTGCTGGCGGATTACTTTCAACCTCAAGGCAAGACTGATCAGACACGGTTCGCCGCGGTTCCCATGCCTCGAATGGACCCCGGACGCAAACTGGATGAGTTGACCATCGTGGCCAACTTCGTCGAAGTCTTCCTGGCCAAGGAAGGACATGCGGGCGTCGTCGGCCTGAACCTGTTGGAGAAAATCCAATTCCCCACCGTGGTCTCGCTGTATGGAGCAATGTTGGCGGGAGTGGACTACGTGCTGATGGGGGCGGGCATTCCGCGCACCATCCCCGGCGTGCTCGACCGGCTGGCGCGCGGCGAACCTGCCGAGATAGATATTGATGTGGTGGGAGCGCTGCCTGGCGAAAAATTCGTCAGCCGCTTCGATCCTCACGAATTTTTACATGGCGCGAATCCGCCATCTTTGAAGCGACCCCGGTTCTTCGGCATTGTGGCTTCGGCCACACTGGCGATCACCCTGGCTAAAAAGTCGAACGGCCGGGTGGACGGCTTCGTGGTGGAAGGCGAAACGGCCGGCGGCCACAACGCTCCGCCGCGCGGTCCACTGCACCTCAGCGCCGCCGGCGAACCCGTCTATGGCGAACGTGACGTGCCCGACCTCGCCAAAATTCGCGCGCTGGGATTACCCTTCTGGCTGGCCGGCTCATATGGTCGTCCGGGTAAATTGGCCGAAGCCTTGCAGCTCGGCGCGGCCGGCGTGCAGGTGGGAACGGCGTTCGCATTCTGCGACGAATCGGGCATCGCGCCGGAATTAAAACGGGAAGTCATTCGCCAGAGCCGAAACGGAACCGGCCGGGTCTTTACCGATCCCCTGGCCTCGCCCACCGGGTTTCCCTTCAAAGTGGTGCAGGTGGCAAATACGCTGAGCGAAGCCCCCGTTTATGAAAAACGGGTTCGCATCTGCGACTTGGGCTACCTGCGACATGCCTATCGCAAGCCGGACGGCACCGTGGGCTACCGTTGTCCGGCGGAGCCGATCGAAGATTACGTGCGTAAGGGTGGCGACATCAAAGACACCGTGGGTCGCAAATGCGTTTGCAATGGTTTGGTGGCCACGGTCGGCATGGGACAGAGCCGCAGCGAAGGGATTGAACCGGCGCTGCTGACTGCCGGCAACGACGTCGGCAACGTCGCGCAATTTGCCCGACCTGACAGCGACAGCTACACTGCGGCTGAAGTCATCCAAAAACTGCTCGGCGCTTGA
- a CDS encoding cation:proton antiporter, translating into MSGIDFIQDLGLVMLVAAAAAWFCQRIGLPVVIGYITAGILIGPHTHSYALVSSPDRIQSLAQIGLVFLIFSIGQGIKLQRLRKVGIPLVLATLLIAALVLVGCRMLGAALGWPSTHSLVLAGMLMVSSTAVLGKSLRDANALHSRFGQTALTVTALDDMVAVVTLTVLSSLIQVGETDTAVVFGTVLRLKAIIVLLVVAALLFVPALLKRLSLGVASELRSLTIVGLLLGMALVSAKAGFSPALGAFLLGAIVSSTGRSEQVNHVLGGLCDVFAPVFFVAIGMLFDFKLVADVWLLVLGVFVIAVVWRTLAATGALLLVGQPMRDAARAALCLTPIGEFSLIIALTGVQGKLVPESFYALGIGVCLLTSLTTPLLIRRSGGFAAWMERRQPRFLAEGIGFYHDWFESLKHRGAASLTWKLIAPRVVQIGLLILFCSGLLIFAQPLYKITGKWLGTDWGAANRLAVAWSIGFGIVLLTPLIALWRNVDAVAMICAESATQGHDRRALLRPLFERSLKGAAAVGLLLWFSALVPYGLFPWWGWVALLVVLVTLTSIFGRRLIRLHSRFEIELRHQLAESPFTDGRPVLAGWSESENRWGLNLAECIIPDVSQAVGKSIATLPLRRTFSCTIVSIERQGITIPNPSAEVMLFPNDKVLLLGQDENLRQAEHWLCAETQPTAEQADAPKLSDLGLSQLAVPATSRRVGKSLGELALNTLFGIQIVAIEREQKPVLSPNRFEALQPGDQLLVLGAPERVNEMAFWLAN; encoded by the coding sequence ATGTCGGGAATTGATTTCATTCAAGATTTGGGATTGGTGATGCTGGTGGCCGCCGCGGCGGCCTGGTTTTGCCAGCGCATCGGTCTGCCCGTGGTGATTGGTTATATCACCGCCGGGATTTTGATCGGCCCGCACACGCACTCCTACGCGCTGGTGAGTAGTCCGGACCGGATTCAATCACTCGCGCAAATCGGGTTGGTCTTTCTGATTTTCAGTATTGGCCAGGGCATCAAACTGCAACGCCTGCGCAAGGTCGGTATTCCACTGGTGCTGGCCACGCTATTGATTGCGGCGCTGGTCCTCGTTGGCTGCCGGATGCTTGGCGCCGCGCTGGGTTGGCCAAGCACGCACAGTTTGGTGCTCGCCGGGATGTTGATGGTTTCCAGCACGGCGGTATTGGGTAAAAGCCTGCGCGATGCCAACGCGCTTCACAGTCGGTTTGGTCAAACGGCGCTTACGGTGACGGCGTTGGATGACATGGTGGCGGTGGTCACGTTGACCGTCCTGTCCTCGCTCATTCAGGTTGGTGAAACTGACACGGCCGTGGTCTTTGGCACGGTGCTGCGGCTGAAAGCCATCATCGTTTTGCTGGTTGTGGCGGCGCTGTTATTCGTGCCCGCTTTGCTGAAACGTTTAAGCCTCGGCGTGGCTTCGGAACTCCGTTCCCTGACCATTGTGGGGTTGTTACTCGGGATGGCTTTGGTCTCCGCGAAAGCCGGGTTCTCGCCGGCTTTGGGTGCGTTTTTGTTGGGAGCCATTGTTTCTTCCACCGGACGCAGCGAACAAGTGAACCATGTGCTGGGCGGATTGTGCGACGTTTTTGCGCCCGTCTTTTTTGTGGCGATTGGCATGTTATTCGATTTCAAACTGGTGGCGGATGTCTGGCTGCTGGTGCTGGGTGTGTTTGTGATTGCCGTGGTCTGGCGCACGCTGGCCGCCACCGGCGCCTTGCTGCTGGTCGGACAGCCCATGCGCGACGCCGCGCGCGCGGCGCTCTGTCTCACGCCAATCGGCGAATTCTCCCTGATCATTGCGCTGACCGGCGTTCAGGGGAAATTGGTGCCCGAATCATTTTACGCCCTTGGTATCGGCGTCTGTTTGCTGACATCGCTGACCACGCCGTTGCTGATTCGTCGCTCGGGCGGTTTTGCCGCCTGGATGGAACGTCGGCAACCTCGGTTTTTGGCTGAAGGGATTGGCTTTTATCACGACTGGTTTGAGAGTTTGAAGCATCGCGGCGCCGCCAGCCTGACTTGGAAACTAATCGCCCCGCGCGTGGTGCAAATTGGTTTGTTGATTCTCTTCTGCTCCGGCCTGCTGATCTTCGCGCAGCCGCTTTACAAAATCACCGGCAAATGGCTGGGCACGGACTGGGGCGCGGCAAACCGCCTGGCGGTGGCTTGGAGCATCGGATTCGGAATCGTCCTGCTGACCCCGCTGATTGCGTTGTGGCGGAACGTGGATGCGGTCGCGATGATCTGCGCCGAATCGGCAACCCAGGGGCATGATCGGCGCGCGTTGTTGCGCCCGCTGTTCGAACGCAGTCTGAAAGGGGCGGCGGCGGTGGGGCTCCTGCTGTGGTTTTCTGCGCTCGTGCCCTACGGACTGTTTCCATGGTGGGGCTGGGTGGCGTTGCTCGTCGTCTTGGTCACGTTGACCAGTATTTTTGGGCGGCGCTTGATCCGACTGCACAGCCGGTTTGAGATCGAGTTGCGTCATCAGTTGGCCGAGTCGCCTTTCACCGATGGAAGGCCCGTGCTGGCCGGGTGGTCAGAATCCGAGAATCGCTGGGGGCTGAATCTCGCGGAGTGCATCATTCCCGACGTTTCCCAAGCGGTGGGCAAATCCATTGCCACGCTGCCGTTGCGGCGGACGTTTTCCTGCACCATTGTCAGCATCGAACGCCAGGGCATCACCATCCCCAACCCGTCGGCGGAGGTCATGCTTTTTCCCAACGATAAAGTGTTGCTGCTCGGTCAGGATGAAAACTTGCGCCAGGCGGAGCATTGGTTGTGCGCGGAAACACAACCCACCGCGGAGCAAGCGGACGCGCCGAAATTATCCGATCTTGGATTGTCCCAACTGGCCGTGCCGGCGACTTCGCGGCGCGTTGGGAAATCACTCGGTGAACTGGCGCTCAATACTCTTTTCGGTATTCAAATTGTGGCCATCGAACGGGAACAAAAACCGGTGCTCAGCCCGAATCGGTTTGAAGCGTTGCAGCCCGGCGACCAGTTGCTGGTGCTCGGCGCGCCGGAACGCGTCAACGAAATGGCGTTCTGGCTGGCCAACTGA
- a CDS encoding RNA-binding protein, which produces MNKLFVGNLSFNTTENDLRDAFAPHGSVADVNLMLDRATGRSRGFAFVTMSSSEEAQTAIQGMSSASLDGRALTVNLARPREERGDNGGRRRDERSGRGGYRGGRHRY; this is translated from the coding sequence ATGAATAAATTGTTTGTGGGTAACCTTTCCTTCAACACCACGGAAAATGACCTGCGCGACGCTTTTGCGCCGCATGGTTCGGTAGCAGATGTCAACCTGATGCTGGATCGCGCTACGGGTCGCTCCCGCGGATTCGCGTTCGTAACCATGAGCTCGTCGGAGGAAGCGCAAACCGCCATCCAAGGCATGAGCAGCGCGTCGCTGGATGGTCGCGCCTTGACGGTCAACCTGGCCCGACCCCGCGAAGAGCGTGGGGACAATGGAGGTCGGCGTCGGGACGAGCGAAGCGGTCGCGGCGGCTATCGCGGAGGTCGCCATCGCTATTAA
- the infA gene encoding translation initiation factor IF-1, whose product MKEEPIELEGKIHTVLPGTMFRVELDNQHLVLATISGKMRKRWVRLTVGDRVKLQMSPYDLTKARIVWRLR is encoded by the coding sequence ATGAAGGAAGAGCCGATCGAATTGGAAGGAAAGATTCACACCGTTCTGCCGGGGACCATGTTCCGGGTGGAATTGGATAACCAGCATCTCGTGCTGGCCACCATCTCCGGCAAGATGCGCAAGCGCTGGGTGCGGCTTACCGTCGGCGATCGGGTGAAGCTGCAAATGTCTCCCTATGATTTGACCAAGGCACGCATCGTTTGGCGGTTGAGATAA
- a CDS encoding homoserine O-acetyltransferase, producing MHGSIGKVATRFFEFDNPKSPLKLRVGGKLSRFTLAYEMYGRMNADRSNVILVFHAMTGSQHAAGVNRRVSGVDQLWTEEMHVGWWDEFIGPGKALDTRKFCVICANYLGGCYGSTGPSSINPKTQRPWGPAFPVLRMVDIVQSQLKLLDSLGVKKLHAVVGASVGGYLCLVLATRYPDRVKTVVPIATGAETTINQRILNFEQISAIESDPHFNGGDYYGGVQPNTGLARARRIAHKTFVSLEALRERARSEILRQQSPHGWYRMNHPIESYMWHQGEKFVQRFDANTYLRIVDAWQWFNLPDEAEAKNVTAAFARCRQQEFLVFSMDSDGAFPAQDQSKLVHLLKQARVPVMWITVHTDKGHDAFLLEPRLFTPHLIQALNR from the coding sequence ATGCACGGTTCGATTGGCAAGGTGGCCACGCGCTTTTTCGAGTTCGACAATCCCAAGTCGCCGCTCAAGTTGCGCGTTGGGGGCAAGTTATCGCGGTTCACGCTCGCCTACGAGATGTACGGGCGGATGAACGCCGACCGGTCGAACGTCATCCTGGTGTTTCACGCGATGACCGGAAGTCAACACGCGGCGGGAGTGAACCGCCGCGTTTCCGGCGTGGATCAGCTCTGGACGGAGGAGATGCACGTCGGGTGGTGGGATGAATTCATCGGCCCCGGCAAAGCGCTCGACACGCGCAAGTTTTGTGTCATTTGCGCGAATTACCTGGGCGGGTGCTATGGTTCGACCGGCCCCAGTTCAATCAATCCGAAGACCCAGCGACCGTGGGGGCCGGCCTTCCCGGTGTTGCGGATGGTGGATATTGTCCAATCCCAATTGAAGTTGCTCGATTCGTTGGGCGTGAAAAAACTGCACGCGGTGGTGGGCGCTTCGGTGGGCGGTTATCTGTGTCTGGTGCTGGCCACGCGATATCCGGATCGGGTCAAAACCGTGGTGCCGATTGCCACCGGCGCCGAGACCACGATCAATCAGCGCATTCTGAATTTTGAGCAGATCAGCGCCATCGAGAGCGATCCGCATTTCAATGGCGGCGATTATTACGGCGGGGTGCAGCCCAACACCGGCCTGGCCCGGGCGCGGCGCATTGCGCATAAAACCTTTGTGTCGTTGGAAGCCTTGCGCGAGCGCGCGCGGAGCGAAATCTTGCGTCAACAATCGCCGCACGGCTGGTACCGGATGAATCATCCGATCGAATCGTACATGTGGCATCAGGGCGAGAAGTTCGTGCAGCGTTTCGACGCGAACACGTACTTGCGGATTGTGGACGCCTGGCAGTGGTTCAATCTGCCGGACGAAGCGGAGGCGAAGAACGTGACCGCCGCGTTTGCGCGCTGTCGCCAACAGGAATTCCTGGTGTTCAGCATGGATTCCGATGGCGCTTTTCCGGCGCAGGATCAATCAAAACTGGTGCATTTGTTAAAGCAAGCCCGCGTGCCGGTCATGTGGATCACGGTGCATACGGATAAAGGCCATGACGCTTTTCTGCTGGAGCCGCGGTTGTTCACGCCGCACTTGATCCAGGCGCTCAATCGTTGA
- a CDS encoding TetR/AcrR family transcriptional regulator — MSAKDRKRAIVRAALPLFANKGFAATTTRELAHAAEVSEPLLYRHFPSKEALYEAIQNFCCQGNDPVVERLSRLTPSTATLVQLVYYQMRSLVLHKLVSEVKVDTPFRLMLNSLLEDGAFARLLYRNRVASFSARMESCLEAAIAAGDAVDSPASIENRVRFAHHVAAWLAIMHLPKKTAIDYRTAREDLLNQALWFALRGMGLTDKAIRTHYDPAKLKRAFKKEWR; from the coding sequence ATGTCAGCCAAGGACCGAAAACGCGCCATTGTCCGCGCGGCCCTGCCTTTGTTTGCGAACAAAGGTTTTGCCGCGACGACGACACGGGAACTGGCGCACGCGGCAGAAGTCTCCGAGCCGTTGCTGTACCGGCACTTTCCCAGCAAGGAAGCGCTGTATGAGGCCATTCAGAATTTTTGCTGTCAGGGTAACGATCCCGTCGTCGAGCGCCTGTCCCGTCTTACACCTTCCACCGCCACGCTGGTGCAATTGGTCTATTACCAGATGCGCTCGCTCGTTTTACACAAACTGGTGAGCGAGGTCAAAGTGGACACACCGTTTCGGCTGATGTTGAACAGCCTGTTGGAGGATGGCGCGTTCGCGCGTCTGCTTTATCGCAACCGGGTCGCCTCTTTTTCTGCGCGCATGGAAAGTTGTCTGGAAGCCGCCATTGCGGCTGGTGACGCGGTGGACAGTCCGGCCTCGATTGAAAATCGCGTGCGCTTTGCGCATCACGTGGCGGCCTGGCTGGCCATCATGCACCTGCCGAAAAAGACGGCAATTGATTATCGCACTGCGCGGGAAGATTTGTTGAATCAAGCGCTCTGGTTCGCGTTGCGCGGCATGGGCCTGACCGACAAGGCCATCAGGACGCATTACGATCCGGCGAAATTGAAGCGCGCCTTCAAGAAAGAATGGCGTTAA
- a CDS encoding efflux RND transporter periplasmic adaptor subunit → MKSKFTIRLPDVYRRLPRGAGWLLPALVLLAGCNDKPAATQTAPPPEVEVFTVTRQNLALTNTLPGRIDPVRIAQVRARVDGVVLERKFNQGSNVKAGELLYQIDPAPFQAVHDSAQASLTKAEANWVQARQLAERYEPLMRMNAVSKQDYDNATSAAAQGQAEVMAAKAALETAKINLGYCQVVAPISGRIGPALVTEGALVSQAAASEMAVIQQMDPIYFDFTESTRNVMKLRRQLDAGQLQSLPSGEAQVTLLLPDGTVYPHAGKLLFSDISVDASSGMITLRAEFPNPENWLLPGMFVMGQIAQAMAPETILVPQRGVTVGADGQASVLLLQSNNVAQTQPVQLGEAVGGNWVIKSGLQAGDRVVVAGLQKARPGMEVHPRSGGSTTTNTVATTAGK, encoded by the coding sequence ATGAAATCAAAGTTCACTATCCGATTGCCCGATGTTTACCGGCGCCTCCCCCGTGGCGCGGGTTGGTTGTTGCCCGCGTTGGTGTTGCTGGCTGGCTGCAACGACAAACCGGCCGCCACCCAGACCGCTCCACCACCCGAAGTGGAAGTTTTCACCGTCACGCGTCAAAACCTGGCGTTAACCAATACGCTGCCGGGCCGCATTGATCCGGTGCGAATCGCGCAGGTGCGCGCGCGAGTGGATGGCGTGGTGCTCGAACGAAAATTTAATCAAGGTTCGAACGTCAAGGCGGGCGAGTTGCTGTATCAAATTGATCCCGCCCCGTTCCAGGCGGTTCATGACAGCGCGCAAGCCAGTCTGACCAAGGCGGAAGCCAACTGGGTGCAGGCGCGGCAATTGGCCGAGCGCTATGAACCGTTGATGCGGATGAATGCCGTCAGCAAACAGGATTACGATAACGCCACGTCCGCCGCCGCGCAGGGCCAGGCTGAAGTCATGGCTGCCAAAGCCGCCTTGGAAACAGCAAAAATCAATCTGGGTTATTGCCAGGTGGTCGCGCCCATTTCCGGACGGATCGGACCGGCGCTGGTGACGGAGGGCGCGCTGGTCAGCCAGGCGGCGGCGAGCGAAATGGCGGTGATCCAGCAAATGGACCCCATCTATTTTGATTTCACCGAGTCCACCCGCAACGTGATGAAGTTGCGGCGCCAGTTGGACGCCGGTCAATTGCAAAGCCTGCCCTCGGGCGAGGCTCAGGTGACGTTGTTGCTGCCCGACGGAACGGTCTATCCACATGCGGGCAAATTATTATTCTCGGATATTTCCGTGGATGCGAGCAGCGGCATGATCACGCTGCGCGCTGAATTTCCCAATCCCGAAAACTGGCTGTTGCCCGGCATGTTTGTCATGGGGCAAATCGCGCAGGCGATGGCGCCGGAAACCATATTGGTGCCGCAGCGCGGCGTAACCGTTGGCGCGGACGGCCAGGCCAGCGTGTTGTTGCTGCAAAGCAACAACGTGGCGCAAACGCAACCGGTGCAGTTAGGGGAGGCGGTCGGCGGCAACTGGGTGATCAAAAGTGGCTTGCAGGCGGGCGACCGCGTGGTCGTGGCTGGATTGCAGAAGGCTCGTCCCGGTATGGAAGTTCATCCGCGTTCCGGCGGCTCGACCACCACGAACACCGTCGCGACTACGGCTGGAAAGTAA
- the rnk gene encoding nucleoside diphosphate kinase regulator, whose product MNPRIIYITDADMRRLQPLVESNKKTRDDLRKLETELANARVVAPKEVPADVITMNSKARLRDLETDEDLVYTLVFPDQANIEQGRISVVAPIGTAMLGYRVGDEFQWEVPGGTVRMKVEEILYQPEAAGDYHL is encoded by the coding sequence ATGAATCCTCGAATCATTTACATCACGGATGCGGACATGCGGCGGTTGCAACCCCTCGTGGAAAGCAATAAGAAAACCCGCGACGACCTCCGCAAACTGGAGACGGAATTGGCCAATGCGCGCGTCGTTGCTCCCAAGGAAGTGCCGGCGGATGTCATCACCATGAATTCCAAAGCCCGCTTGCGCGACTTGGAAACGGACGAGGATTTGGTTTACACGCTTGTCTTCCCCGACCAGGCCAACATCGAGCAGGGCCGCATTTCCGTGGTCGCGCCCATCGGTACCGCCATGCTGGGGTACCGGGTCGGCGACGAATTTCAATGGGAAGTGCCCGGCGGCACCGTGCGCATGAAAGTGGAAGAAATTCTCTACCAACCCGAAGCTGCCGGCGATTACCACCTGTAA
- a CDS encoding AAA family ATPase — translation MAFSNQFSQPPEDSDTADPARGAKSKRARLAKPGVLEFAAPPEPLFSFHLKPADIARHLDRFVIGQREAKKVLSVALCDHFQHVRLTQEGNLAPYYQKQNVLLLGPTGVGKTHLIRSAAELIGVPFVKADATKFSETGYVGGDVDDLVRDLVRRAGGDVKKAEHGIIYLDEVDKLATHGESAGRDVSGRGVQTNLLKLMEDGDVPVVSPNDVTGQLQSAMSAMRGSGASQPEVINTRHILFIVSGAFAGLGELIVRRLERAAASERRQRTRRSSEELLGQAITADFIAFGLEPEFVGRLPVRVACHGLSTEDLFNVLRKSESSLIHQYERAFAAYGIRCEFKDDGLRRLAELATDEQTGARGLMTQCERVFRDFKFQLPGRRVKRLAVTARLVDAPARELRRLLKQR, via the coding sequence ATGGCGTTTTCAAATCAATTCAGCCAACCGCCCGAGGACTCCGATACGGCAGATCCGGCACGCGGCGCCAAAAGCAAACGCGCGCGTCTGGCCAAGCCCGGCGTTTTGGAATTTGCCGCTCCTCCTGAGCCGTTATTCAGCTTCCACCTGAAACCGGCGGATATCGCCCGTCACCTTGATCGCTTCGTCATCGGCCAGCGCGAGGCCAAGAAAGTATTGAGCGTGGCGTTGTGCGATCACTTTCAACACGTCCGCCTGACGCAGGAGGGAAATTTGGCGCCGTATTATCAAAAGCAAAACGTGTTGCTGCTCGGACCGACCGGCGTCGGCAAAACGCATCTGATCCGCTCCGCCGCCGAACTGATTGGCGTGCCGTTCGTGAAAGCGGACGCGACGAAGTTCAGTGAGACGGGTTACGTGGGAGGCGACGTGGATGATCTGGTGCGGGATTTGGTGCGCCGCGCCGGGGGCGACGTTAAAAAGGCCGAACACGGGATCATTTATCTGGATGAGGTGGACAAACTCGCGACGCATGGCGAATCCGCCGGGCGCGACGTGTCGGGTCGCGGCGTGCAAACCAACCTGCTGAAACTGATGGAAGACGGGGATGTGCCGGTGGTGTCACCAAACGACGTGACTGGACAATTGCAAAGCGCGATGTCGGCCATGCGCGGCAGTGGCGCTTCGCAGCCGGAGGTGATCAATACGCGCCATATTTTGTTCATTGTCAGCGGGGCGTTTGCCGGGTTGGGGGAACTGATCGTTCGGCGATTGGAGCGGGCCGCCGCGAGCGAGCGGCGGCAACGAACGCGCCGCAGTTCGGAAGAACTGTTGGGGCAGGCCATCACTGCCGACTTCATCGCGTTCGGTTTGGAGCCGGAGTTCGTGGGCCGATTACCGGTGCGCGTAGCCTGTCACGGATTGAGCACGGAAGACCTGTTTAACGTGTTGCGCAAGAGCGAGAGCAGCTTGATCCACCAATACGAGCGCGCCTTTGCCGCGTACGGCATCCGTTGTGAATTCAAGGATGACGGCCTGCGCCGTCTCGCGGAATTGGCGACGGATGAACAGACTGGCGCCCGCGGCCTGATGACGCAATGCGAACGCGTGTTTCGCGATTTCAAATTTCAATTGCCGGGGCGGCGCGTGAAACGCTTGGCGGTCACCGCGCGGTTGGTGGACGCTCCAGCTCGTGAATTGCGGCGATTATTGAAGCAGCGCTGA